The region GACATCCCgtagtggaaatgggatagtgtTGCCATGGACTTCGTGAAAGTTAAAGGGCATGATTCaatctgggtgatagtagacaGATTGACTAAGTGTGCACATTTCCTCGCCATAAATCAGAAATGGTCTTTGGACAAGTTGGTCAAGTTGTAGGTGAGAGAAGTGGTCAGGTTGCATGGTGTGCCAGCTAGCATAGTATTAGACAGAGACCCGAGATTCACATATCATTTTTGGCAGTCTCTACAGGCAGCGTTGTGGACCCAGTTGAGAATGAGTTCTGCATATCATCCACAAACTAATGGGCAATCGGAGCGAATGATCCAGTATTTAGAGGATTTGTTACGAGCTTGTGTGCTGGATCATATGGGAGGGTGGAGTGAGATGCTTCCATTGGTGGAattcacatacaacaacaaCTATCACTCCAGTATAGGCATGGCACCCTATGAGGCCTTGTGTGGGCAACGATGCAGGATACCGCTATGTTGGAACCAGGATGGTGAATCCCTGGTATTGGGTCTAGAATTTCTACAGTAGACTTCTGAGAAGGTCAGGGCAATACAGGAGCGAATGAGAGCTACTCAGAGCAGACAGAAGTCATACGCAAATAAGAGTAGGCGGCCTTTAGAGTTTCAAGCTAGGGATCATGTATTCCTCAGAGTGACACCGATGGCAAGTATTGGAAGGGCTATCAAATCAAGGAAGTTAACTCTGAGGTTTGTTGGACCCTATCAAATTTTGAGGAGGATTGGCGTTGCAGCTTATGAGATTGCCTTACCACTGCACTTGGCGAATCTGCATAATGTATTTCATGTTTCTCAGTTGAGGAAATACATAGCAGATCCATCGTATGTACTAGAGTCAGACGATATCCAGATCCGGGAAGACTTGACGGTGAACACCGAACCAGTGCAGATTCTCGACTCGCAAGTGAAAAAGCTGCGAGGGAAGAAGATCAAGACCGTGAAAGTGCTTTGGGATGAGGCTACTCCAaagatgacttgggagatggaggatcacATGAGGCAATCCTACCCGCACTTGTTTCTTGGTAAGTCCTATTTTCGAGGACAAAAATCAATAAAGGTCGGGGGAATGtaagatgatgaaggattatcttgttcctttttaagattattgaatatggtgtgagttgattaagaaagctaagtgaaatccccactggacattaagatagcaagctatctagatgtgaaggttcctttcacaaagctcaagagaagaagatgatggattgattcaaaacaaaaaggaaatggaaagcacataaaccatagaaaacaaagaataattaaaggaagaagaaaacataaaatgaaaaggaaagaaatggtaaaaaatgtgagaaacacgccactacaaggctaggctagaagccatggcaaccttgaagatgagtagatgtgtgccgccacttgctatgcaagataaggcttaaaagtattcactcccaagggaggaaactctcacaaatggttgagacacaagagtgtttttacttcaaaatgttcaacccttttacatgtttaggagcaccccttatatagaagagtttaggggcctctaagcaaataaaagatacctaaggatgtctctacaaaaacctaaccctagcttctagaaactaggtcaaataaggttacaaaaatgagagacaaaagagctaactatggtgtgtgcaaggccaatttcgttctagcacaaaaggagacaaagaatgtgtctcatatgtctccaaaaagtggccatagtgttctaaaaacaaaggagaccaaaggtacataggtacacttgctttatgcctttttctttatgttttatgcctttgctttactctctcctccacatcatttatgctccccaatcaccatgtgccacctagcatttctttcttactcctaattaacctacaaagcaaataaacatagattagcatgttggcttaagtcaagtcaactatagtcaacaagtcaaacctagtcaaaggtcaacaagtcaactaaagttgattcaactaagtcaacttagggaataaaaaataacaaacacaaatgaaagggatgaaggattagtgaacttcctttctaaacatgcttagtcttcttaagcatgtgcctccatccttggttggggttaatccttcatcaatttagtaccctgttttttaaaattatccaaTTTTCTCCTCTTCAATTTAagatcaaattaataaataacctTAATTagaacttatatatacatgttaaaatatattttttgcatttataaatcaaattgCTACATCTAAatgttcaaattattttatttttacaagtgtaaaaaatttcaagggtaaaaatgtaaaataaaataatttgattatttaggtggagtgatttgatgtataaattcaaaaaaattactttatcaTGTATacataagttgtaattaagcttatttactattttgatctcaaattggaaatgacaaaattggatctttttatcaaataggggtactaaattgaaccaaaaatttaaatagaggactaaattgaaaacatcTACTATCACTGCCACA is a window of Vigna unguiculata cultivar IT97K-499-35 chromosome 4, ASM411807v1, whole genome shotgun sequence DNA encoding:
- the LOC114180599 gene encoding uncharacterized protein LOC114180599; this encodes MRATQSRQKSYANKSRRPLEFQARDHVFLRVTPMASIGRAIKSRKLTLRFVGPYQILRRIGVAAYEIALPLHLANLHNVFHVSQLRKYIADPSYVLESDDIQIREDLTVNTEPVQILDSQVKKLRGKKIKTVKVLWDEATPKMTWEMEDHMRQSYPHLFLGKSYFRGQKSIKVGGM